A region of Kribbella sp. NBC_01245 DNA encodes the following proteins:
- a CDS encoding PadR family transcriptional regulator, producing MDPSQLLKGVLDLAVLAVLREADGYGYDVLRRLRQAGLEDVADASVYGTLRRLFAAGALTTYVMPSEEGPHRKYYRLNKTGHELLAQSTKTWNNFADTMSVLLAEDAA from the coding sequence ATGGATCCGAGTCAGCTGTTGAAGGGCGTGCTCGATCTGGCTGTGCTCGCGGTGCTGCGGGAGGCCGATGGTTATGGGTACGACGTGCTGCGGCGGCTTCGGCAGGCCGGGCTGGAGGATGTCGCGGATGCCTCGGTCTATGGCACGTTGCGGCGGCTGTTCGCGGCGGGGGCGCTGACCACCTACGTGATGCCGAGCGAAGAGGGCCCGCACCGGAAGTACTACAGGCTCAACAAGACGGGTCATGAGTTGCTGGCCCAGTCGACCAAGACCTGGAACAACTTCGCCGACACGATGTCGGTTCTGCTCGCGGAGGATGCGGCGTGA
- a CDS encoding Xaa-Pro dipeptidyl-peptidase, with translation MTTVRARALTLASSAALSLVAVTGTAAGGPVPESPDFLPAPPADLGVPPHVTGTQTTPVYDYGNAIRESVFVNTKMDTDSDGTNDVVAVDIVRPRETDQDGRKIPVIMDASPYYSCCGRGNEGEKKAYDENGVITKMPLYYDNYFVPRGYAVVGVDIVGTSRSTGCGDVGGKNEIASVTAVIDWLNGRNTAQTLTGAPVKADWTNGAVGMIGKSYDGTVANGVAATGIDGLKTIVPISAISSWYDYTRSGGVPYSEDYMPWLGNYVGHDSPACESVRADLGDNDADETGDYTSFWAERDHLKDASKVKASVFLVHGLSDYNVQPNHFGQWWTALAKNKVPRKLWLGLEEHVDPFEFRREAWVNELHKWFDYWLQGLPNGVMREPMATVETEPDVWRNYANWPAVKKSLPVPMAVGKLGTPGKGTVEVTDEPSLGEDDIVADPSEVIAGRQMFLSAPLPRDIRVSGTPSVSLRIKSDKTTTPVTARLIEYGEAKRYSGIRRTGTSSCWGGSTSYDDPCYFEVEKLTATTDHGIVGRGWIDAAHSSSLTKPTPLTPGKWTTVTVPLRAQDLVIPKGRVLGLAVTLSDNEWTTPNNTGASIEIDVAKSRLDLPLTVGTVPAPTKIEPINVDITTPTERPNLRAPFN, from the coding sequence ATGACGACCGTCCGCGCCAGGGCCCTCACCCTGGCTTCGTCCGCCGCGCTGTCTCTGGTCGCCGTGACCGGAACCGCTGCCGGCGGCCCGGTACCGGAGTCCCCCGACTTCCTGCCCGCACCACCGGCCGACCTCGGTGTGCCGCCGCACGTGACCGGTACCCAAACCACGCCGGTTTACGACTACGGCAACGCGATCCGCGAGTCCGTCTTCGTCAACACCAAGATGGACACCGACAGCGACGGCACCAACGACGTCGTCGCCGTGGACATCGTCCGGCCGCGGGAGACCGACCAGGACGGCCGCAAGATCCCCGTGATCATGGACGCCTCGCCGTACTACTCCTGCTGCGGGCGCGGTAACGAGGGCGAGAAGAAGGCGTACGACGAGAACGGCGTCATCACCAAGATGCCGTTGTACTACGACAACTACTTCGTGCCGCGTGGTTATGCCGTGGTCGGAGTGGACATCGTCGGCACCTCGCGCTCGACCGGTTGCGGCGACGTCGGCGGCAAGAACGAGATCGCCTCGGTCACCGCGGTGATCGACTGGCTGAACGGCCGGAACACCGCGCAGACCCTGACCGGCGCACCCGTCAAGGCCGACTGGACCAACGGCGCGGTCGGCATGATCGGCAAGTCGTACGACGGCACCGTGGCGAACGGTGTCGCCGCGACCGGGATCGACGGTCTGAAGACCATCGTGCCGATCTCGGCGATCTCCTCCTGGTACGACTACACCCGCTCCGGCGGCGTGCCGTACTCCGAGGACTACATGCCCTGGCTCGGCAACTACGTCGGCCACGACAGCCCCGCCTGCGAATCGGTGCGGGCCGATCTCGGTGACAACGACGCGGACGAGACCGGTGACTACACGTCTTTCTGGGCCGAGCGCGATCACCTCAAGGACGCCTCGAAGGTCAAGGCCAGCGTCTTCCTCGTCCACGGTCTGAGCGACTACAACGTCCAGCCGAACCACTTCGGCCAATGGTGGACGGCGCTCGCGAAGAACAAGGTGCCGCGCAAACTCTGGCTCGGTCTCGAGGAGCACGTCGACCCGTTCGAGTTCCGCCGCGAGGCCTGGGTGAACGAGCTGCACAAGTGGTTCGACTACTGGCTGCAAGGCCTGCCGAACGGCGTGATGCGCGAGCCGATGGCAACCGTTGAAACCGAACCGGACGTTTGGCGCAACTACGCGAACTGGCCCGCGGTGAAGAAGTCGCTGCCGGTCCCGATGGCCGTCGGCAAACTCGGCACGCCAGGTAAGGGGACGGTCGAGGTGACCGACGAACCGTCGCTGGGCGAGGACGACATCGTCGCCGACCCGTCCGAGGTGATCGCCGGCCGCCAGATGTTCCTCTCGGCACCACTGCCGCGGGACATTCGCGTCAGCGGCACGCCGTCGGTCTCGTTGCGGATCAAGTCGGACAAGACCACCACGCCGGTGACGGCACGACTGATCGAGTACGGCGAGGCCAAGCGGTATTCGGGCATTCGGCGCACCGGCACGAGCAGTTGCTGGGGCGGCAGCACGTCGTACGACGATCCTTGCTACTTCGAGGTCGAGAAGCTCACGGCGACCACGGATCACGGCATCGTCGGTCGCGGGTGGATCGACGCCGCGCACAGTTCGTCGCTGACCAAGCCGACGCCGCTGACGCCGGGGAAGTGGACCACCGTGACCGTGCCGCTGCGCGCGCAGGACCTGGTGATCCCCAAGGGCCGCGTACTCGGACTCGCCGTGACCTTGAGCGACAACGAGTGGACCACCCCCAACAACACCGGCGCCTCAATCGAGATCGACGTCGCCAAGAGCCGCCTAGACCTCCCGCTCACGGTGGGCACCGTCCCGGCCCCCACCAAGATCGAACCAATCAACGTCGACATCACCACCCCCACCGAACGCCCCAACCTCCGCGCCCCCTTCAACTAA
- a CDS encoding DUF1700 domain-containing protein — translation MNSTITGPVAVYLAQVRAELNDLPAGELEDVLDDVTSHLNEVAGEFEGGPTRAGLEERLGSPAQYAAELRTAAGYPPRGEVPPAYSHEGRAAFRWGVVALGVAFFFGLIGMADMLSAGWFLAAMILPAIPALLGVRALRGADPRIVTEYPTWQRFAAWFERRTAELPESFRRDLVTIGQPVWWVVRGGAIGGGLLAVVAHGVGPAVLVGAIACAVGSVWLARKTQTDRRLLWYVLPLNVVAVWLTLFAVFNVSDRVSYYDNGEYYRGTSYRGNVDGLNNDGKRISNIYLFDQQGKPVSARLYDQDGRPISLEIEDCKSYASGEMIPSNVFPQRVFVGESPNSEKCVDSDKAPFDVLPAPVNPTATPSAGIPTDPTTTSPTPTPTTTPTSGKASTPTAKPTPKPTR, via the coding sequence GTGAACAGCACCATCACCGGTCCAGTGGCGGTCTACCTCGCACAGGTGCGCGCCGAGCTGAACGATCTGCCCGCCGGCGAGCTGGAGGACGTGCTCGACGACGTGACCAGTCATCTCAACGAGGTGGCCGGCGAGTTCGAGGGCGGTCCGACCCGGGCCGGGCTGGAGGAGCGCCTCGGCAGCCCCGCGCAGTATGCCGCCGAGTTGCGGACGGCCGCGGGCTATCCGCCCCGCGGCGAGGTGCCGCCGGCGTACTCGCATGAGGGCCGGGCCGCCTTCCGCTGGGGCGTCGTCGCGCTCGGCGTCGCGTTCTTCTTCGGCCTGATCGGCATGGCCGACATGCTCAGCGCGGGATGGTTCCTCGCGGCGATGATTCTGCCGGCCATCCCGGCGCTGCTCGGCGTTCGCGCGTTGCGCGGGGCGGACCCGCGGATCGTCACGGAATACCCGACCTGGCAGCGATTCGCCGCCTGGTTCGAGCGTCGTACGGCGGAGTTGCCGGAGTCGTTCCGCCGGGACCTGGTCACCATCGGGCAGCCGGTCTGGTGGGTCGTGCGCGGTGGCGCGATCGGCGGCGGGCTGCTGGCCGTGGTCGCGCACGGCGTTGGTCCGGCGGTCCTCGTCGGGGCGATCGCCTGCGCCGTCGGCTCGGTGTGGCTCGCCCGCAAGACGCAGACCGATCGACGCCTGCTCTGGTACGTGTTGCCGCTCAACGTCGTCGCAGTGTGGCTCACGCTGTTCGCCGTGTTCAACGTGTCGGACCGCGTCTCGTACTACGACAACGGCGAGTACTACCGTGGCACCAGCTACCGCGGCAATGTCGACGGACTCAACAACGACGGCAAGCGGATCAGCAACATCTACCTGTTCGACCAGCAGGGCAAGCCGGTCAGCGCCCGCCTGTACGACCAGGACGGCCGGCCGATCTCGCTGGAAATCGAAGACTGCAAGTCCTACGCGAGCGGCGAGATGATCCCGAGCAACGTCTTCCCGCAGCGGGTCTTCGTCGGCGAATCCCCCAATTCGGAGAAGTGCGTCGACAGCGACAAGGCGCCCTTCGACGTACTGCCGGCGCCGGTCAACCCGACCGCGACGCCATCCGCCGGCATCCCGACCGACCCCACCACCACCAGCCCGACGCCAACCCCGACGACCACGCCGACGTCGGGCAAAGCGAGCACCCCGACGGCCAAGCCAACACCCAAGCCCACCCGCTGA
- a CDS encoding 1,4-dihydroxy-2-naphthoyl-CoA synthase gives MTVSEIFDPSAWKAVDGFDLTDITYHRAVDAGVVRIAFNRPEVRNAFRPQTVDELYQVLDHARMSSDVGCVLLTGNGPSARDGGWAFCSGGDQRIRGKDGYKYAEGTTADSIDPAKAGRLHILEVQRLIRFMPKVVIAVVPGWAAGGGHSLHVVADLTLASAEHARFKQTDADVASFDGGYGSAYLARQVGQKFAREIFFLGDEYSAEDAYRMGMVNKVVPHAELEAVALEWGRKICAKSPTAQRMLKYSFNLIDDGLVGQQLFAGEATRLAYGTDEAAEGRDSFLEKRSPDWSPYPYAF, from the coding sequence GTGACCGTCTCTGAGATCTTCGATCCCTCCGCCTGGAAAGCCGTCGACGGGTTCGACCTGACCGACATCACGTACCACCGGGCGGTCGACGCCGGCGTGGTGCGGATCGCGTTCAACCGGCCTGAGGTGCGCAACGCGTTCCGTCCGCAGACGGTGGACGAGCTGTACCAGGTGCTCGACCACGCGCGGATGTCGTCCGATGTGGGCTGCGTATTGCTCACCGGCAACGGGCCGTCCGCTCGGGATGGCGGCTGGGCCTTCTGCTCGGGTGGTGACCAGCGGATCCGGGGCAAGGACGGTTACAAGTACGCCGAAGGTACGACGGCCGACTCGATCGACCCCGCGAAGGCCGGCCGGTTGCACATCCTCGAGGTGCAACGGCTGATCCGCTTCATGCCGAAGGTGGTCATCGCCGTCGTACCGGGTTGGGCCGCGGGTGGTGGGCACAGCCTGCACGTGGTGGCCGATCTGACCCTGGCCTCGGCCGAGCACGCGCGCTTCAAGCAGACGGACGCGGACGTGGCGTCGTTCGACGGCGGCTACGGATCGGCGTACCTCGCTCGGCAGGTCGGGCAGAAGTTCGCCCGCGAGATCTTCTTCCTCGGCGACGAGTATTCGGCCGAGGACGCGTACCGGATGGGCATGGTCAACAAGGTCGTGCCGCATGCCGAGCTCGAGGCCGTCGCGTTGGAGTGGGGCCGGAAGATCTGCGCCAAGTCGCCGACGGCCCAGCGAATGCTGAAGTACTCGTTCAACCTGATCGATGACGGTCTGGTCGGGCAGCAGCTGTTCGCGGGTGAGGCGACGCGGCTCGCGTACGGCACGGACGAGGCGGCCGAGGGGCGCGACTCCTTCCTGGAGAAGCGCTCGCCCGACTGGTCGCCGTACCCCTACGCGTTCTAG
- a CDS encoding LacI family DNA-binding transcriptional regulator, producing the protein MNLKAPVTLLDVAQRAGVSVATASRVLNGGDRVPRQELQERVRAAAEELGYTPNAQAQALAKSSTNVVGILVHDIEDPYFAAIANGVMRAADERNLLVMMASTFRDADREITYLSSLRAQRARAAVMIGSRRLDEDVLARTTREVENFLNSGAGLALVSQPGMPAHTIVPDNRAGAAQLARELVGLGQREFAILAGPEELATARDRRDGFTEGLAESGIKPLAVLHGDFTRDGGYAAAGELLDLGTKATCVFAVNDVMAVGAMSAFRARGIDVPGELSVAGFDDIATLRDVWPSLSTVRLPLEQMGRRALELAVSGGEPATEVFPGEVVIRESTRRL; encoded by the coding sequence GTGAACTTGAAAGCACCGGTGACGTTGCTGGATGTCGCCCAGCGCGCGGGCGTGTCGGTGGCGACGGCGTCGCGGGTCCTGAACGGCGGCGACCGGGTGCCGCGCCAAGAGCTGCAGGAGCGCGTCCGGGCGGCGGCCGAGGAGCTCGGTTACACGCCGAATGCGCAGGCCCAGGCGCTGGCCAAGTCCTCCACCAACGTGGTCGGCATCCTCGTGCACGACATCGAAGACCCGTACTTCGCCGCCATCGCGAACGGCGTGATGCGGGCCGCCGACGAGCGCAACCTGCTGGTGATGATGGCCAGCACCTTCCGGGACGCCGATCGCGAGATCACCTACTTGTCCTCCCTACGCGCCCAGCGGGCCCGGGCCGCCGTGATGATCGGCAGCCGCCGCCTCGACGAGGACGTGCTGGCCCGTACGACGCGTGAGGTCGAGAACTTCCTGAACTCGGGTGCGGGTCTGGCCCTGGTCAGCCAGCCGGGCATGCCCGCGCACACGATCGTGCCGGACAACCGGGCCGGTGCGGCTCAGCTTGCGCGCGAACTGGTCGGCCTCGGGCAACGCGAGTTCGCGATCCTCGCCGGGCCGGAGGAGCTCGCGACCGCACGGGACCGCCGGGACGGCTTCACCGAAGGTCTGGCCGAGTCCGGGATCAAGCCCCTCGCCGTACTGCACGGTGACTTCACTCGCGATGGCGGATATGCCGCTGCGGGCGAGCTGCTCGATCTCGGGACCAAGGCGACCTGCGTGTTCGCGGTGAACGACGTGATGGCGGTCGGCGCGATGTCGGCATTCCGCGCGCGGGGTATCGACGTACCGGGTGAGTTGTCGGTGGCCGGGTTCGACGACATCGCCACCCTGCGGGATGTCTGGCCGTCGCTGAGTACGGTCCGGCTGCCGTTGGAGCAGATGGGCCGGCGGGCGCTGGAGCTGGCCGTGTCCGGTGGCGAGCCGGCGACCGAGGTCTTCCCCGGCGAAGTCGTGATCCGGGAGAGCACCCGTCGGCTCTGA